ATCTTGGCTTAAGGCATCTGATGTAAGTGGTCCTGTTGCAACTATTACAGGTACATCTCCTTTAGGAATTTGTGGTAGTTCTTCACCGATAACATTAATATTTGGATGATTTTTAATAGTTTCAGTAATCATTTCTGAGAATTTATCTCTATCTACCGCAAGTGCTCCACCAGCTGGTACTTGTGTTGCATCCGCACATTTAATAATGATTGAATCTAACATTCTCATCTCTTCTTTTAATAATCCAACAGCATTTGTTATATTATTGGCTCTTAATGAGTTAGAACAAACTAACTCCCCAAAGTTTTGTGTTTTATGAGCAGGAGTCATCTTCTTAGGTCTCATCTCATAAAGATCAACCTTTACTCCACGTTTTGCTAGTTGCCAAGCAGCTTCACTTCCTGCTAGCCCTGCCCCAATTACTATTACTTTTTTTTCCATTAATTATCTCACTTTCTATTTTATAATAAATCTGAAAAATCTTCTTTTTCTTCTTTTTTAACTTCTTGTTCTCTCATATCTTGAGTAATAACTCTACCATTTTTATCAAAAAAATATGTTTGAACACTATCTAATGTCTCAGCTATTAAATCTGAGTACTCATCACGTGCTTCATAAGCTTTAATTTTTTCTAATCTTGGTTTTGTTTTTGGTGCTTTTGGCGTGAAAATTGTGCAACAATCTTCAAAAGGAAGATTAGAAATTTCTAATGTTTCAATTTCTTGAGCAATTTTAATTATATCAACTTTATCCATTGTCAATAATGGTCTTAATATCGGTAAGTTAGTGACCTCATTAATACAATTCATCGACTCTAAAGTTTGTGATGCTACCTGTCCAAGAGATTCTCCAGTTGCAATAGCTAAACAGCCTTCCTTTTTAGCCACTTCTTCAGCAATGCGTAACATGAATCTTCTTGTTGAAGTCATAGTATAATTCGATGGAACACGTTTAACAATCTCTGTTTGTAACTTAGTAAAGTTAACAACGTGTAATTTAATTTTTCCTACTACTTCACTTAACTTAATAGTTAAATCAAAAATCTTTTGTAATGCTTCAGCAGAAGTGAACGGTGGTGATTGGAAATGAATCATTTCAACTTCTACACCTTTAACTTGAAGAGTATGTGCGGCTACTGGTGAATCAATACCACCAGATAACAGTAATAAAGCTTTCGAAGAAGTATTAACCGGGAAACCACCCACCCCTTTTATAAAGTCTGTAAAAATAAATACCCCTTCACTACGAACTTCTACATTTATAACAAAATCCGGTTGTTTTACATTCACTTTTAAATTTTTGTAGTTTATTAACACATGGCTTCCAAACACATTATTTAATTCATTTGTAGTATGTGGGAAGTTCTTATTTGGACGTTTAGTTTGAATTTTAAATTTGTATTCTTTATCTAACTTAGTTTCAAGCAGCTTATCAATAACCTTCTTAGCTTCTTCAACATCTAATCCTGCTCTTAATACAGGTGAAAAATTATGAATACCTGGTACTCTTTTTAATCTTTCCATAATTTCATGAACATCTTCATTGTGATCTAAATGTATATACATTCTATCTCTTTTAGTTTGAACATGAAAACCTGTTAACCCTTGTAAATTATATCTAATATTTTTTGTAAGTTTTTTTAGAAATTCATTTCTATTCCCAGATTTTAGAGTAAGCTCTCCATATCTTACTATAATATGACTAAATTCCACTTTCAATTACCTCTTTAAATTTTTTATTGTACTCATCTATTAATACTTCAATAAACGTTTCAACTTCTTTTCTTGTAGTTTCATATGAGAAACTAACTCGAATACTACCTTCTATATTTTCCTTAGATAATCCCCTTGCATACAACGCCTCATTAAGATGGAATGTTTTTGAAGAACAAGCACTTGTAGTAGATACCATGATACCTCTATCATTCAAGGCATTAACAATTACCTCACCTTTAATTTTTGGTAAGCTAATGTTAACAATAGAATCCACAAAATTTTCACTTAATGGCGAATTAATTACTATATGCTTATATTTAGAGAATTCATCAACGATAAGTTTTTTAAATTCCTTATGCTTAGCTTTTATCGCTTCAACTTTTTCCTGTGATAATCTTAACGATTTTGCTAAACTCACCGCAGCTGCAACATTTACTGTTCCACTACGTAATCCATCCTCGTGACCACCACCAAAAGTAATATTATGAACTGTTCGTCTAGATTTTAAATACAACACTCCTATACCTTTTAGACCATGAAATTTATGTGCAGAAATAGAATAGCTATCAACTTTTGAAAGGTCAATGCTATTTTTTAAAACTCCTTGAACACCATCAACATGAAAATGAACTTTTGGATACTCTTTTAGTATCTCAGAAATTTCATTGATAGGTTGAATTGCCCCGAATACATTATTAACATGCATCACGCTTAATAATATAGTTTCCTTCGTTAATAATGTTTTTAAATGATTTAAATCTATAATACCATTCTCATCAACATTAACATAGTCTAAAATAAAACCACGTTTTTCTAGTTCTCTAAATGTTTCTAAAACTGAAGGATGTTCAATCTTAGAAACTATAATCCTATTTCCAAAATCTTTCTTGTGTTCAACACTTCCTAATAATGCAATATTATTACTCTCGGTAGCACATGAAGTAAAAAAGATATTTTCTTCCCCTACACCAAGAATACTTGCCACTTGAGCTCTTGCAGCTGAAAGAAGTTTATTAGTTGTTTTTCCAAATTTGTTGATACTAGCTGGATTTCCATAGTAAGACGTATTAACTTCCACAAAAGCATCTAGAACTTCTTTATACGGTTTAGTCGTAGCACAATTATCTAAATATATCATACTATCTACCTTTCTTTCTCAGTAATTAAATATGTTTTTCAAAAAATAAACATATTTTGAACCACTATAAAGTATATAATAAAATCAATTATTTATCAATTAAACAGGCTATATTTAATATATCTACATTCGTAAATCCATTGAAAAGTTTTAAAATTATAAGAGGAGTCTCTCAGAAATATGAAATTTTCATACTAGTGAGAAACTCCTTTAATTATTTATAATTAATCTTTATATTCATTTGCTACAACGTCTTTAAGAATTTGATCCCATTTTGGTAAATTTCTATCAATTCTTATAGCTCGATCACTATCTGTTCCTAGAATATTGTGCGAACTTGAAGCAATAATAACTACTTCTCCATCTACAAAAAATTCATAAGAAAAAATAGTTTTAATTCCACTATGTTTTTCAATCCATGCTTTAATAAAAATATCTTGACTATTATATTTTATATTAGATCTTATCGAATACTTAACATCAATATCAGCATAATATAAATTATAGTTAATTAAAGAATCGATATCTATACCCAAACCGTTTAAATAATACTTCTTAGCAAGATTCATCCATTCATAAACATATTTATTATCTAAAAAACCAGCTTGATTGAAAAATTTCTTTTCTAATTTAAATTTAATCGTTTTTTCGTACACTTTATTTCTCCTTTGCAATCAATTCTGAAATTTTTTCCATTAAAATAGCAGTAATCTCATCGTGACTCTTACCTTCTTCTTTTAAAGAAGTTGCATCTATCTCATCACCAATTACAATTTTAATACTAGAAAAAATTCTAAAATTTTTATTTGGGATAATAGCAAATGGAATAATTTTTGTTTTTGCTCTCGTAGCAATAAATGACGCTCCGTTATGAGATTGACCAAGGTCTAAATCTTTTGAATGAGAACGAGTACCCTCAGGAAAAATCCCGACAACTTCACCTTCTTTAAGTAATTTAATACTATTATTTATCGCAGTTCTATCAAACGTACCTCTTTTTATAGGAATTGCTCCTGTCGCTTCTAAAGCTTGTTTAACAAAAAATATTTTAAACAATTCTTCTTTAGCTATGAAGCGGATATTTTTCTCGAAAAAAGCTGGGAATAATAATGGATCATGATTACTCAAGTGATTTCCTGAGATTACTACACCTTTAGCATTTTCTATTTTTTCTTTATTAACAATCGTAACCTTATAAAATGTTTTATAAAATAAACTTAATAATTTTCTTACAAAATTATACATGCTACACTCCTATTATATATTATCTTTCTACAACTTTCACTAGTTCAGTCATTTTATCAACAACTTCACCAATAGTCATAGATGTCGTATCTACTAATGTTGCAGAGTCAACTTTTACTAGTGGAGCAATATCTCTATTTTCATCTTGCCAATCCCTAGCTTTAATATCTTCCTTAACTTTTTCGAAATCAACATTTTCTAAACCTTGACGTTCAAAATCTAATACTCTTCTTCTTGCTCTTTCTTCAACAGACGCTGTTAAAAAAATTTTAACATCTGCATTAGGTAGGACAACAGAAGCAATATCACGTCCATCCATAATAATATTATTAGTATGAGCTAGATTTCTTTGAGTATCAATTAGGAATTCTCTCACTGCAGGAGATTTAGCGAATAAAGATGTATACTGACTAACTTCTGCAGTACGTATTTTATCACTAACTTCTACATCATTTACATATACATATTGAACACCATCAACATATTCTACTCTAAAATCTAATTTTTCAAGTAATTCTTTAATTCTATTTTCTTCCAATTCTTTTAAATCATTAGATAGAAAATTATACGTTAATGCACGATACATAGCACCAGTATCAACATAGTTAAATCCTAGTTTTTCAGCTACCATTTTTGTTATCGTACTTTTTCCAGATCCTGCTGGCCCATCTACAGCCACTGATACATATTTCATTATATACCTCTCAGACAAATTTTTTCAATATACATTATAGCACAGACTTGCTTTTAACACTACATTTATACGAAAAAAATTTTTTATCATCAATATTAATTAAACTCAATCTATAAATTTAACAAGATGTAACTCTATAATTCTACTTAAGCTTCAATCCTGCTAATCCAGCCAGTGCATTATTCTCTAATTTTTCCTGCTTCATGTATTTTTTCATATCTACACGGCTAGCCTTATCTTTTTTGCTTGATTTAATTCTCTTATCAACTTCTTTTTGTTTTAAAGAATTTCCACATTGACAACGATATGTAGCATTTTCTCCATTTCCGAATAATGTCATTTTCTTATGACAATTATCACAACGAAGATTTGTTAAACGGCTAATGACCTTGCGATTACGACAGCTCGGATTAGAACATTTTAGCATTTTAGTTCCTTTTTTATCTACTTCTAACATAAAGCTTCCGCACTCTTCACATTTCTTACCACTAATATTATCGTGTTTGAACTTATCTTCACTATCTTTAATTTCTGCGATACAAGATTTTGTATATTGTTTAACATCATTTAGAAACTTATCTTTAGAAAGTTTATTTCTAGCAATATTATCAAGTTGTTTTTCCCATACCGCTGTCAGAGACGGACTCTTTAGATTTTTCGGAACTAAATTTAAAAGCTGTTTAGCCTTATTAGTAGTTTTAATTCTTCCATTGTCCAATACTAAATAATCATTCGTGAACAGTTTCTCTAATATGTCCGCCCTAGTCGCAACAGTTCCGATACCATTTGTTTCCTTAAGAATTTTTCTTTCATTCTCATCATCAACAAATTCAAATGGATTTTCCATTGCATATATTAAACTACCTTCAGTATAATAACTTGGAGGAGTAGTTTGTTTCTTATTATAGACTAATGACTCAAGTTTAAGACTATTATTCTTTAGATTAATAACTTTATCTTGGATTTCTTCTTTACTTAAAACTTTATAACCTTCCTGAAGAACTTTTAGACCTTTTGCAGAAAATACCTTATTCTCCGAAGTAAACGAGTAAGTTGTTTCTTCATATTTATATTCAGGTAATAAGTTTTCTAAAAATCTTTTCGCTACTAAATTATAAATTTTCATCTCCATCTCAGACATCGACATATAATTTGGTCTTTGTTCTGTAGGAATAATCGCGTGGTGATCACTTACTTTTGCATTATTAATAATTTTCTTAGCATTTAAGTCTTTTTCTCTTAATAGTTTTGCAATAATTTCTTTAAAATCTCCACCTATAGCTTGTACACGATCTCTTAGAGTATTTTTCATATCACTAGTTAAATATCTACTATCAGTTCTAGGATACGTTAAGACTTTATGTCTTTCATATAAACTTTGCACAATATTTAGTGTCTGTTTCGGTGACATCCCAAATAAAGCACTTGCTGTTTGTTGAATATCTGTTAAATTATATAATGGTTTAGCCGAAGAAGTCTTAGATTTTTTTTGAACATCATTAAATTTAATATCTTTATTAACATTCTTCTTAATAAACTGTTCTGCTTTTTCTAGATTAAACTCACTGTTACCACAGCTAAATTTAACACCATCAATTTGAGCTTCATATGTATAATAATCTTTTGGCTTAAACTGTTTGATTTTTTCTTCTCTTTCGAAAACCATCTGTAAAGTTGGTGTTTGAACTCGGCCACAGTTTAAAGATGCATTATATTTTAAAGTTAAGGCTCTTGAAGCATTAATCCCGACTAACCAATCCGCATTAGCACGAGCTATACCAGAATGATATAATCCAAGATATTCTTTTCCATCTTTTAAATTTTTAAATCCATCTTTTATAGCTTTATCAGTTACAGATGAAATCCATAGACGTTTAATATTTTTATTACATTTAGCTTTATCAATAATGTAGCGCGCAACTAACTCTCCCTCACGTCCAGCATCAGTTGCAATAATAATTTCTTTAACATCTTTTCTATTTAGAGCATTCTCCACTACTTTATATTGTTTAAAAGTCTTCTTAATAATTTCAGTCTTCATAAATTTTGGAATCATCGGCAAACTTTCTAAGTTCACATTATTAAATTCTTTATATTTATCCGGTGTTTGAAGGGTAATCAAGTGTCCCAATGCCCATGTAACTACATATTTATCTCCCTCTAGGCAACCATTCTTATTATTTTTCGCCCCAAGATTTCTCGCTATATCACGAGCAACCGACGGCTTTTCACAAAGTACTACACTTTTCATCAATAATATCCTCACATATTTTCTTTACTACTATAATTATTATAATAGAAATAGATTAAAATAACTAGTAGAATTTATAATCACTATCACTTCCCTCCAACATTAGTTGTAAAATACACCTCATATATATTATAATTTATATAACAACAAAGGAGGATTTGTCTATGAAACTTTATTTAGCAGGAGCACTATTTAATGAAGCGGAAATCGCTCAACGTTTAAAAGAGGGAAAATTATTAAGTGAAAGATTCGGAGAAAGATTATCTGTATTCAATCCAATCGACCAACCTTTTAACGAAGATAAACAAACATTACCAACACCTCAAGATATTTTCAATGGAGATACATACGCAGTAGAAAATTGTGATATTTTCTTAGCAGATGTAACTAACGAAGACAGCGGAGTTATGGTAGAATTAGGAATAGCTATTGCACTAAACAAAAAAATTATTGCAATAAATTCAGATATTAGATTAAAATCTGCTAACAAATACGATATACCTAGCTATGCAATGAACCATTATGTTCTTGGTGGTATTTTAAAACATGGTACACTAGTTTACAGTTTTGAAGAAGCTATGAACGAATTAGAAAAACTGTTTTGCCTAAAAACTAAACTATAACTAACACGATAAAAAAGCTTTAAAAATAGATTTTCTACTTTTAAAGCTTTTTATATTATAATATTTCAATTAATTTTTCAACATCTTCTTTTTTAGTTCCCCAGTCTGTAACAAAACGTATAATAGTATGATCTTTATCGAACGCTTTCCAATATGCAAATTCAACAATTTCTTTTAATTTATCCATGTCTGTATTATTTATAATAACAAATTGTTGATTTGTTGGTGAATCTACGTATAGTTTATATCCCTTATCTATAAGACCTTTCTTTAATAATTCAGCCATCTCTATAGCATGTTTACTAATTTCAAAATATAAATTATCAGTAAATAGAGCATCAAATTGAACCCCAAGCAATCTACTTTTTGCTAGTAATGCACCTTGTTGTTTAATTATTGTAATAAATTGTTTAGGAACATACTTATTATTTGAAAATACAATAGCTTCTCCACATAATGCTCCAACTTTCGTACCACCGATGTAGAAAACATCACATAAATTAGCAAATTCCTCAAATGTTAAATCACATTTTTTAGACATTAATCCATATCCTAATCTTGAACCATCGACGAATAATGGGATTTTATATTCCTTACATAGTTCATATAAGTTTTGTAATTCTTCTTTACTGTATAATGTTCCATATTCAGTTGGGTAAGAAATATACACCATACCAGGTCTCACCATGTGAGCATTATTAGCATCTTTTTCGAAGTTTTCTAAGCACTCTTTGACATCTTCAAATTTAAGTTTACCATCAACATTAGGTAGTTCTATTACTTTTCTTCCAGTATATTCAATCGCTCCCGCTTCATGAGTACTAATATGTCCCGTATCAGCAGCTATTACTCCTTCGTATAAACGTAGCAATCCATTAATAACAACAGCATTCGTTTGTGTTCCACCTGATAAGAAAAATATTTCCGCATCGTTTTTACCACAAGCTTCTCTAATCTTGTTTTTCGCTTGCTCTGAATAACTGTCACTACCGTAACCATATTCTATCTCAAAATTTGATTCTGATAATTTTTCTAATATTTTTGGATGCGCTCCTCTTCCATAATCGTTAACAAAAAATAACTTCATTATGCACCTCTATCACTATATATCTTTTTAAATATTATACCATATTAAATAAAAATGGACCCAACTATTTACTTTTGAGCCCATTATATACATATTATCTAACTTTCAACTTCTTATCTTTCAATTCTAATACCACATCAGCAGCATACGCTAATTGATTACTATGAGTAACAACAATTACACATTTATTATTCTCAACTGCAACTTTTTTCAGAATATCTATAATTTCTTGTGCAGTATTCTCGTCTAAGTTTCCTGTCGGTTCATCAGCAAGAATAATCGGAGCTTCTGATACTAATGCTCTTGCAATAGCTACACGTTGTTGTTGACCCCCTGAAAGTTTCATAACATTACGATTAATATGTTCTTCTTCCAATCCAAGTTTTAGAAGAATATCCTTGTTCGCATTTTTCGAAACTAATTTAAGATTCTCTAGTGGTGTTAAATAATCAATTAGATTATAATTTTGAAATACTAGAGAAATATCTTTTCGTCTATGTTCACTATATCCTATTTTTTCAATATTAACATTATTAAATAATATTTCCCCATTTGAAGGACTATCTAGCCCTGCTAATAAAGATAATAAAGTTGATTTACCTGCTCCTGATTTCCCTATTATTGCATAAAACTTTCCTACTTCGAAGTTATAAGTAATTCCACTTAGCACTTTAGATCTGCTATTTTCATATAAGTAATCTACATTTTTTAATTTAAAAATCGACATTTCTTATTCCTCTCTAATTTATTTGCGTTAAAATTTTCTTCGGTTTCATTTTTAATATTGGTAATAAAGCAACTACGACTGAAATTATCACAATAGTTACCATAACTATTATCACACCTGTGATATTCGAACCATTAATCGAAATTTTTGTTAATTCATCGCTAATTATCTTTGGTAAATCTTCTGAAAAAATACTTGTAGCATTACCGCTAATGTATTTAAGTAAGATAAACTCTAGTCCTAAAGCTGATAAAAAGCCGAATATCGTAACCATTAATGTTTCTACAACAAATTGTAAAATTAAATTGATTTTACTTATACCTAACGAAAGTAAAATACCAATTTCATATAATCGTTCTCTTATCCAAAACATAAGTACTAACGATAAAATCACAACTCCTACAATAACACTACCTATTCTAATCAAGTTCGTAAGTTTTGTAACACTTTCAACTGAAGAAGTAATCAATTCGTAATTTTTGTTAGATTTTGATACTGAAATATTATTAATTCCTAAATTCTCAACGTTTCGTATAATATTATCTAAATTAGTCGGATTATTTACTCCATACTCAACAGATGTCACTCGATTACTTGTTGAATAATTTAATAACTCCTGACTAGAGTTATAATCTGTATAAACAGTATTTTCTATAAAATCTGAACTTAATCCTTCAAAGTTATTAGTCTTCTCCCCTGAAAAAATTCCAACTACTTCAAATTCAACAGTTTTACCATTTTGTTCTAATTTAATCTTATCACCTAAGTTTAAATTGTTGATTGTAGCAAATTTTTCATGAACTAAGATTTTATTTTGATCATTTTCTTCTATATGTCTTCCCTTTTCTAGCTTCAGAACTTCACTTTTGAAATCTATATTATTTTTTGTAGAAGTTATTCCATTCATCATTACTAAATTACTTTTATTTTTCATTTCCTCAGTAATTGTAATATTTTGATTTTCTTGAACAACTTTTTTATCTACTACATTAACAGACTTCGCATAAAGATAGTTTTTCTCGTTTACTCCAGCAACTTCATTAATTTTCTTCAAAGTATCCTTTTCTATTTCCTTATTTGATTTATCTATGCTTTCAATAGTAAATCCAAAGTTAACATCTTTATATAAGTTCTTAGAGATGCTTCCTACAGTTGTGTTTAGTATACTTCCACTTAGCAAGAAAAATGATATTAAAGTAACAATGAAAAATAAAATGCTACTCCTAACTTTTTTTCTAATAATATAAAGATATGCCCTATTAAAAATACTCATCAGTTTCTCCTTACATTAGTTAATATCCGATAATAAATCTTTTGGTTTTCTATAAGCCAATCTACTAGAAGCAATACCTACAGCAACGATAATAATTACAATTCCTACAATAACTACTGTTAACATATTGCCAAGGCCTACACTTACATCTAGCGCTGTAATAATTTTATTCGCACCTTCAACTTCTGCATTTGCTCCAAGATTAACACCATTAGCTTGATTTGATATCGTCTTACTTACAGACTTAATAGACTGTTGTAAAATCTGATTACCAATACTTTGGCTTATTGCACTTCCAACAAAATACGAAGCTATGAAACTTGGAATACTAATTAGCAATACTTCAAGTATAAATTGACCAATAATACTTGCTTTTGTCATCCCAATTGCTAAACTTACACCAATTTCCCTTCTTCTACTGTTTATCCATAGGAATAAAATCAGAGAAAGAATTACTATACTAAATACTATTGTAGCTATAAATACACCATTAGTTAAACTATATATTGTATCTAATGATTGTTGTAATGCTGGGAAGTTTTGATTACTTTTAACAAGCATATATTGTTTCCAGTTAATAGGTAATTTCTTAGCATCATTAATTATGCTATCTACCTTATCTTTTCCATCAACTAAGAACGTTGCATCTTGATATATTTCTTTTCCATCTTCATAGTTATATAAAGTTTTTGTTGTTTGCGTATCAGCTATAAAAATATTATCATATAGCTCCATATGACTAGAAGTTGCGCC
This is a stretch of genomic DNA from Gemella haemolysans. It encodes these proteins:
- a CDS encoding nucleoside 2-deoxyribosyltransferase, encoding MKLYLAGALFNEAEIAQRLKEGKLLSERFGERLSVFNPIDQPFNEDKQTLPTPQDIFNGDTYAVENCDIFLADVTNEDSGVMVELGIAIALNKKIIAINSDIRLKSANKYDIPSYAMNHYVLGGILKHGTLVYSFEEAMNELEKLFCLKTKL
- a CDS encoding threonine aldolase family protein, whose amino-acid sequence is MKLFFVNDYGRGAHPKILEKLSESNFEIEYGYGSDSYSEQAKNKIREACGKNDAEIFFLSGGTQTNAVVINGLLRLYEGVIAADTGHISTHEAGAIEYTGRKVIELPNVDGKLKFEDVKECLENFEKDANNAHMVRPGMVYISYPTEYGTLYSKEELQNLYELCKEYKIPLFVDGSRLGYGLMSKKCDLTFEEFANLCDVFYIGGTKVGALCGEAIVFSNNKYVPKQFITIIKQQGALLAKSRLLGVQFDALFTDNLYFEISKHAIEMAELLKKGLIDKGYKLYVDSPTNQQFVIINNTDMDKLKEIVEFAYWKAFDKDHTIIRFVTDWGTKKEDVEKLIEIL
- a CDS encoding DNA topoisomerase III encodes the protein MKSVVLCEKPSVARDIARNLGAKNNKNGCLEGDKYVVTWALGHLITLQTPDKYKEFNNVNLESLPMIPKFMKTEIIKKTFKQYKVVENALNRKDVKEIIIATDAGREGELVARYIIDKAKCNKNIKRLWISSVTDKAIKDGFKNLKDGKEYLGLYHSGIARANADWLVGINASRALTLKYNASLNCGRVQTPTLQMVFEREEKIKQFKPKDYYTYEAQIDGVKFSCGNSEFNLEKAEQFIKKNVNKDIKFNDVQKKSKTSSAKPLYNLTDIQQTASALFGMSPKQTLNIVQSLYERHKVLTYPRTDSRYLTSDMKNTLRDRVQAIGGDFKEIIAKLLREKDLNAKKIINNAKVSDHHAIIPTEQRPNYMSMSEMEMKIYNLVAKRFLENLLPEYKYEETTYSFTSENKVFSAKGLKVLQEGYKVLSKEEIQDKVINLKNNSLKLESLVYNKKQTTPPSYYTEGSLIYAMENPFEFVDDENERKILKETNGIGTVATRADILEKLFTNDYLVLDNGRIKTTNKAKQLLNLVPKNLKSPSLTAVWEKQLDNIARNKLSKDKFLNDVKQYTKSCIAEIKDSEDKFKHDNISGKKCEECGSFMLEVDKKGTKMLKCSNPSCRNRKVISRLTNLRCDNCHKKMTLFGNGENATYRCQCGNSLKQKEVDKRIKSSKKDKASRVDMKKYMKQEKLENNALAGLAGLKLK
- the cmk gene encoding (d)CMP kinase yields the protein MKYVSVAVDGPAGSGKSTITKMVAEKLGFNYVDTGAMYRALTYNFLSNDLKELEENRIKELLEKLDFRVEYVDGVQYVYVNDVEVSDKIRTAEVSQYTSLFAKSPAVREFLIDTQRNLAHTNNIIMDGRDIASVVLPNADVKIFLTASVEERARRRVLDFERQGLENVDFEKVKEDIKARDWQDENRDIAPLVKVDSATLVDTTSMTIGEVVDKMTELVKVVER
- the thiI gene encoding tRNA uracil 4-sulfurtransferase ThiI, with product MEFSHIIVRYGELTLKSGNRNEFLKKLTKNIRYNLQGLTGFHVQTKRDRMYIHLDHNEDVHEIMERLKRVPGIHNFSPVLRAGLDVEEAKKVIDKLLETKLDKEYKFKIQTKRPNKNFPHTTNELNNVFGSHVLINYKNLKVNVKQPDFVINVEVRSEGVFIFTDFIKGVGGFPVNTSSKALLLLSGGIDSPVAAHTLQVKGVEVEMIHFQSPPFTSAEALQKIFDLTIKLSEVVGKIKLHVVNFTKLQTEIVKRVPSNYTMTSTRRFMLRIAEEVAKKEGCLAIATGESLGQVASQTLESMNCINEVTNLPILRPLLTMDKVDIIKIAQEIETLEISNLPFEDCCTIFTPKAPKTKPRLEKIKAYEARDEYSDLIAETLDSVQTYFFDKNGRVITQDMREQEVKKEEKEDFSDLL
- a CDS encoding cysteine desulfurase family protein is translated as MIYLDNCATTKPYKEVLDAFVEVNTSYYGNPASINKFGKTTNKLLSAARAQVASILGVGEENIFFTSCATESNNIALLGSVEHKKDFGNRIIVSKIEHPSVLETFRELEKRGFILDYVNVDENGIIDLNHLKTLLTKETILLSVMHVNNVFGAIQPINEISEILKEYPKVHFHVDGVQGVLKNSIDLSKVDSYSISAHKFHGLKGIGVLYLKSRRTVHNITFGGGHEDGLRSGTVNVAAAVSLAKSLRLSQEKVEAIKAKHKEFKKLIVDEFSKYKHIVINSPLSENFVDSIVNISLPKIKGEVIVNALNDRGIMVSTTSACSSKTFHLNEALYARGLSKENIEGSIRVSFSYETTRKEVETFIEVLIDEYNKKFKEVIESGI
- a CDS encoding ABC transporter permease; the protein is MSILKKAWLYITRKSFKSFVIFLILVTMSSLILSTISIKKSTDALSKETFQNITSSFSMEINRKTNPGTARGAGNLIGEDIEKIKNLPGVKKYIKRMNVSADLVDLEPLKLANHQQEEKNNKQRQLFSKTVIVSGTNDSSLDDRFSAETLKLQEGRHLKDDDKNSVLVHEGFAKKNKVKVGDNIKLKGNPNDADNEKKSDKEVEVTVVGIFGGQNKGATSSHMELYDNIFIADTQTTKTLYNYEDGKEIYQDATFLVDGKDKVDSIINDAKKLPINWKQYMLVKSNQNFPALQQSLDTIYSLTNGVFIATIVFSIVILSLILFLWINSRRREIGVSLAIGMTKASIIGQFILEVLLISIPSFIASYFVGSAISQSIGNQILQQSIKSVSKTISNQANGVNLGANAEVEGANKIITALDVSVGLGNMLTVVIVGIVIIIVAVGIASSRLAYRKPKDLLSDIN
- a CDS encoding ABC transporter permease; translation: MSIFNRAYLYIIRKKVRSSILFFIVTLISFFLLSGSILNTTVGSISKNLYKDVNFGFTIESIDKSNKEIEKDTLKKINEVAGVNEKNYLYAKSVNVVDKKVVQENQNITITEEMKNKSNLVMMNGITSTKNNIDFKSEVLKLEKGRHIEENDQNKILVHEKFATINNLNLGDKIKLEQNGKTVEFEVVGIFSGEKTNNFEGLSSDFIENTVYTDYNSSQELLNYSTSNRVTSVEYGVNNPTNLDNIIRNVENLGINNISVSKSNKNYELITSSVESVTKLTNLIRIGSVIVGVVILSLVLMFWIRERLYEIGILLSLGISKINLILQFVVETLMVTIFGFLSALGLEFILLKYISGNATSIFSEDLPKIISDELTKISINGSNITGVIIVMVTIVIISVVVALLPILKMKPKKILTQIN
- a CDS encoding lysophospholipid acyltransferase family protein — encoded protein: MYNFVRKLLSLFYKTFYKVTIVNKEKIENAKGVVISGNHLSNHDPLLFPAFFEKNIRFIAKEELFKIFFVKQALEATGAIPIKRGTFDRTAINNSIKLLKEGEVVGIFPEGTRSHSKDLDLGQSHNGASFIATRAKTKIIPFAIIPNKNFRIFSSIKIVIGDEIDATSLKEEGKSHDEITAILMEKISELIAKEK
- a CDS encoding ABC transporter ATP-binding protein, which encodes MSIFKLKNVDYLYENSRSKVLSGITYNFEVGKFYAIIGKSGAGKSTLLSLLAGLDSPSNGEILFNNVNIEKIGYSEHRRKDISLVFQNYNLIDYLTPLENLKLVSKNANKDILLKLGLEEEHINRNVMKLSGGQQQRVAIARALVSEAPIILADEPTGNLDENTAQEIIDILKKVAVENNKCVIVVTHSNQLAYAADVVLELKDKKLKVR